CGGAAGCTGTCGCCCTTGCCGTCGCGGATGGAGTTGATGAACTCGTTGGTGAACTCCTCCGAGCTGACGTACCGCACGCGCGTGCCCGGATAGAGGCTGCGTGCGTAGTGCCCGATCGCGTGCAGCAGATGCGTCTTGCCGAGCCCCGACTCCCCGTAGATGAACAGGGGGTTGTACGCCTTCGCCGGTGCCTCGGCGACGGCCACCGCGGCCGCGTGCGCGAACCGGTTGGAGGCGCCGATGACGAACGTGTCGAAGAGGTACTTCGGGTTCAGCCGTGCCGTCGGCTCGCCGGGACCGCTCGCGGGCGCGGGCTGTGCGGCCAGCGGGCCGGGGGCGCCGGTCGCGGGCAGGTCGGGCCGGCCGGGGCCGCCGCGGTGCGCCGGGCCGCCGCCCGGCGACTGCTCGGGCATCTCGCGGCGGACGGGGTCGCGCTGGTCGTACTCGGTGCGGGACGGGTCGTAATCGGGGCGCGCAGAGTCGTAGTCCGGGCGCCCTGAGTCGTAGTCCCCGCGGGGGCTGTCGTACTCGCCGCGCTGCTTCTCGTACGACGGCCGGTCCATGCCCTGCGAGCGGTAGTCCGAGGAGGGCGGGCCGTAGTCCGGACCGGAGCCGTAGGCGTCGTGCGACGACGGCGAGGCGTATGGATCGCGCTCGGGGAAGCCGAGCCGGGGCTGCTGCCAGCTGTACTCGTCCTGGGCCGGGCGCGGCCAGGTGCCGGGCTCGCGGCGCTGGTACTCGGAAGGGTACGCCGGGCGCACGACGGGGAGCTGGTCCGCGCGGGACTGCTGCTCGGCCTGCGGCTGGTCGGGGCCGCGGTGGCGGCCGTAGCCCTCGTAGGGCCGTTCCTCGTACGACCGGTCGTCGTAGGAGGGCCCGGACGGCAGTTCGGGCTCTTCGTAGCGCGGCTTGGGCGCCTGCTGCATGGGCGCCGCGGGGGCCGGCGGCTCGCCCGCGGAGTCGTCCACGGTGATCGCGATGCGGATGGGACGGCCGCACTCGCGGCTCAGCGTCTCGCTGACGACCGGCGCGAGACGGCCCTCCAGTACGCCCTTCGCGAATTCGTTCGGCACGGCGAGCAGGGCGGTGTCCGCGACCAGCGCGAGCGGCTGGCAGCGCCGGATCCAGTGCTCGTCCTTCGCCTCGACACCCTGTCCGCGGCCCTCTCCGAGGAGCTGCTCCAGTACTCGCGGCCACACTGCGGCAAGATCGGCGGGTACGTCAGCCACAGGGCACGCTCTCTCACAGGTCCCACGAACGTGTGATCGCGGAACGGGTCGGGGGGTACTTCGGGTGATCGGTGGGTCAAACCCGCCGGGGCGGGGGACAAAAGAACGAATCGGAGTTCAGCCACGGTAGTCAGCGCGGCGGGTGCGGTTCAAGTTGTTGTCCCCAGCCTGTGGATAGTGTCTCTCCGTGACCCTCGGTTTGACCGGATGGCGTAGCCCCGCGTACCGTAACCAGGTCGAGTTGTCGATGGCTGCTGCCGCCTGCCTCCGAAGGGCACAGGTCACGTCAGGTGATCGGGAAGCGGTGCACTCGGGCGTGACGCGAGCTACTCGTGGGCGCACGGTGACAGCCAAGACGGCACCCGCCACCACCGATTTGATTTCTGGAGCCCCCGAGTGAGCAAGCGCACCTTCCAGCCGAACAACCGTCGTCGCGCGAAGACCCACGGCTTCCGGCTGCGTATGCGCACCCGTGCCGGCCGCGCGATTCTCGCGTCCCGCCGCAGCAAGGGTCGCGCCCGTCTGTCCGCCTGATCCCGATCAGGTCATGACGTCGTGCTGCCCACCGAGAACCGGCTGAGGCGGCGCGAGGACTTCGCGACCGCGGTTCGACGAGGACGCCGGGCCGGACGCCCGACTCTCGTCGTCCACCTACGTAGCGGTGCCACGGACCCGCACGCGCCTGGGGAGAGCGCTCCCCCGACGCGTGCGGGTTTCGTCGTGAGCAAGGCTGTGGGTGGAGCGGTCGTGCGCAACAAAGTGAAGCGCAGACTGCGTCATCTGATGCGTGACCGAGTCGCTCTGTTTCCCCCCGGTAGCCTGGTAGTCGTACGAGCGCTGCCCGGAGCGGGCGACGCAGACCACGCACAGCTGGCCCGAGACCTGGATGCCGCTCTTGAGCGGTTGCTGGGAGGGGGCACGCGATGAAGTACCCGCTGCTGGCTCTGATCAAGCTGTACCAGTGGACGATCAGTCCACTGCTGGGGCCGGTGTGCAAGTACTACCCGTCGTGCTCCCACTACGGCTACACGGCCATCGACCGGCACGGTGCGATCAAGGGAACGGCACTGACCGCCTGGCGCATCCTCCGGTGCAATCCGTGGTCGCTGGGTGGTGTGGACCATGTCCCACCGCGCAAGCGCCCCCGATGGCACGAAATGCTGCGCAACGCTTGGCGCGCACGCAAGGGCGGGCCCTCCGCCGGCGAACCGGCCACCGAAGCGAAACCCGGGAGCCCGTCTTCCGAGCTTCCTCCGAGCCCGGCCGCAGAGACCTCGTCCCATGCCCAAGGAGCATGATTAGTGGACACGATTGCCAGCCTCTTCAGCTTCATCACAACACCCGTTTCATGGGTCATCGTCCAGTTCCACAAGATGTACGGCGCGATCTTCGGCGCCGACACCGGGTGGGCCTGGGGCCTGTCCATCGTGTCCCTGGTGATCCTGATCCGCATCTGCCTGATCCCGCTCTTCGTGAAGCAGATCAAGTCGACGCGCGCGATGCAGACGCTCCAGCCGGAGATGAAGAAGATCCAGGAGCGCTACAAGAACGACAAGCAGCGCCAGTCCGAAGAGATGATGAAGCTGTACAAGGAGACGGGCACCAACCCGCTCTCCTCGTGCCTTCCCATCCTGGCGCAGTCCCCGTTCTTCTTCGCCCTATACCACGTGCTCAACGCGATCGCGACGGGCAAGACGATCGGCGTCCTCAACGAGTCGCTGCTCGCCAGCGCCCGTAAGGCGCACATCTTCGGCGCCCCGCTTGCGGCGAAGTTCACGGACAGCGCGGACAAGGTCGCCTCGCTCGGCGCCACGCTGACCGACGTCCGGGTCGTCACCGCGATCATGATCGTTCTGATGTCGGCGTCGCAGTTCTACACGCAGCGCCAGCTGATGACGAAGAACGTCGACACGACGGTGAAGACGCCGTTCATGCAGCAGCAGAAGATGCTGATGTACGTCTTCCCGGTGATGTTCGCCGTCTTCGGTATCAACTTCCCGGTCGGTGTCCTCGTCTACTGGCTGACCACCAACGTGTGGACCATGGGCCAGCAGATGTACGTCATCCGCAACAACCCGACCCCGGGTTCCAAGGCCCAGGCCGCCTACCTGGAGCGCCTGACCAAGCACGTCACGCACGCCGGCAAGGTCAGCCGCCGCAGCGAGAAGACCATCGTCAAGGCGATCGTCGCCAAGGGCCGCGAGCGCAACGAGTTCGAGCGCAAGTTCATCAACGCCCTGAACAAGTCCGGTCTCGCCGCCCAGGCCGACGGCACCGTGGTGAAGAGCACGGCCCAGGCCGTGGCACAGACCGCGGACGGTGTGGAGACCACCACGGAGGCCGGCACCGCCGCGGCCCGGCGCCAGCAGCCCAAGCGCCAGTCCAAGTCCCAGCGCCAGTCCGGCGGGCCCAAGCAGGCGGGTGGGTCCACCTCGCTGGAGAAGTCCGACGAGCCACAGGACGCCAAGCCCGCCGCTGCCCAGCAGGCCTCGAAGCCCGGTTCCGGCACCCGCAGCAAGGCCCAGTCCGGTCAGCGCAAGGGTGGCCCGCAGCGGCCCAAGTCCCCGTCCAAGAAGTAAGAAGGAGCCCATCCCGTGACGGAAGGCACCACCTCCGCCGCTGCCGAGGGTGCAGACACCCTGACCCGCCTGGAGCAGGAGGGTGAGATCGCGGCGGACTACCTGGAGGGTCTGCTCGACATCGCCGACCTCGACGGCGACATCGACATGGACGTCGAGGCCGACCGCGCCTCCGTGTCGATCATCAGCGACACCGGCGGCCGCGACCTGCAGAAGCTGGTCGGCCGGGACGGCGAGGTGCTGGAGGCACTGCAGGAGCTGACGCGCCTGGCCGTGCACCGGGAGACCGGCGACCGCAGCCGGCTGATGCTGGACATCGCGGGCTACCGGGCCAAGAAGCGGGCCGAGCTGTCCGAGATCGGCGCCAAGGCCGCGACCGAGGCGAAGAGCACCGGTGAGGCCGTCAAGCTCAAGCCGATGACCCCGTTCGAGCGCAAGGTCGTGCACGACGCGGTCAAGGCCGCCGGGCTGCGCAGCGAGTCCGAGGGCGAGGAGCCGCAGCGCTTCGTCGTCGTGCTGCCCGCCTGATCGGTCCCCATGTTTCACCGGCCCCGTCTGTTGAGCAGACGGGGCCGAACTTTGTCAGCCTGGTAGTTCTGGTGGCCGGTGCGCGAAGCGCCGGCGCGGTACGGAAGGACGGTCCCCGTGACGGAGGCAGCGGAGCTTCCCCCCGCGCCCGAGCAGGCGCGGGAAGTGTTTGGTGATCGCTTCGCCGATGCGGTCCGCTATGCGGAACTGCTCGCCGAGGCGGGCGTGCAGCGTGGCCTGATCGGCCCGCGGGAAGTGCCCCGTCTGTGGGAGCGGCATCTGCTGAACTGCGCGGTGCTCTCCGAGGCCGTTCCCGAGGGAGTGACGGTCTGCGATGTCGGCTCCGGCGCCGGACTGCCCGGCATCCCGCTGGCTCTGGTCCGGGAGGACCTGAACATCACCCTGTTGGAGCCGCTGCTGCGGCGCACCAACTTCCTCACCGAGGTCGTCGAGCTGCTCGGCCTGGACCACGTCACGGTGGTGCGAGGACGTGCCGAGGAGGTCCTGGGCAAGCTGCCGCCGGTCCATGTGGTCACCGCCCGGGCCGTGGCCCCGCTGGACCGTCTGGCCACCTGGGGCATCCCGCTGCTGCGTCCCTACGGCGAGATGCTGGCCCTCAAGGGAGATACCGCCGAGGAGGAGCTGAAGGCCGCGGCCACCGCACTCAGCAAGCTCGGCGCGGTGGCGACGTCCATCCTGCATGTGGGCGAGGGAGTGGTGGACCCGCTGTCCACCGTCGTGCGGGTCGAGGTCGGGGAGAGCCCCGGTGGTGTGCGCTTCGCGGCGAAGCGGGCGAAGGCGGCCCGGACCAGCCGTGCCCGCCGACGTCGCTGAGGCACCTCTGACCCGTCCCGACGACGAGACGTACTCCACACAAGCTGCCAAACCTACGCAGGTCGGAGTGTCGCGAAGGTCCGCTCGCCGCCGCTGTGCATCGTGTTTCACGTGAAACGTCGCTCACTGCTGCACGGCATCATCAGTCGGGGCCGCGCTGCGGCCGAACCTCGCGACCGCAAGCCCCTCGGTTCCCTGGGAGAGGATCCTGTCTCGCAGGGAAAACCGTCCCTCTCCAGGGGCACGGAGTTGTCCACAGAGGTGGATTTCTCCACAGAACACCAGGCCTCACTGGTTCACGACCCCGAAGGCATGGGAGGCTCTGTTCATTGCGAGCCTGAAGTCGAGGAGAGTGAATCCTTGCGGTCCGACGCCAACATCGCGGGACCGATGACCGATCCGGTCCCCGGTCCCCGTACCGAGTCGATGGGGGCGGATGTTTCACGTGAAACACCGCCTCCGATGGACGACACTCCCATCGGTCGTGCGGCCCAACTGGCGGTAGAGGCTCTGGGCCGCGCCGGCGAAGGTCTGCCACGACCAGAGCAGACCCGAGTCATGGTGGTCGCCAACCAGAAGGGCGGCGTGGGCAAGACGACGACGACCGTCAACCTTGCTGCTTCGCTCGCTCTGCACGGTGGCCGTGTCCTGGTGATCGACCTCGACCCGCAGGGCAACGCATCCACAGCCCTCGGGATCGACCACCACGCGGAAGTTCCTTCCATCTATGACGTCTTGGTGGAGAGCAAGCCTCTCGCCGAGGTCGTTCAGCCGGTTCCGGATGTGGAAGGTCTCTTCTGTGCCCCCGCCACCATCGATCTCGCCGGTGCGGAGATCGAGTTGGTGTCCCTGGTGGCACGTGAGAGCCGGCTGCAGCGGGCGATTCAGGCGTACGAACAGCCGCTGGACTACATCCTCATCGACTGCCCGCCGTCCCTCGGCCTGCTGACGGTCAATGCCCTGGTGGCGGGACAGGAAGTCCTGATCCCGATCCAGTGCGAGTACTACGCACTCGAGGGTCTGGGTCAGCTGCTGCGCAATGTCGACCTGGTGCGGGGGCACCTCAACCCCACGCTGCATGTGTCGACCATCCTGCTCACCATGTACGACGGCCGGACGCGTCTCGCCTCCCAGGTCGCGGAAGAGGTGCGCACCCACTTCGGCGACGAGGTGCTGCGGACGAGCATTCCCCGCTCGGTCCGTATCTCCGAGGCGCCGAGCTACGGGCAGACGGTACTGACATACGATCCTGGATCGAGCGGTGCCCTCTCCTATCTTGAGGCGGCCCGAGAAATCGCGCTGAAGGGCATCGGCATCAGCTATGACGCGAGCCAGGCCCACATCGGCGCCCAGAACGACCAGAGCATGGTGGAGGGGATCCAGTGAGCGAGCGACGAAGGGGGTTGGGCCGTGGTCTCGGCGCGCTGATCCCCGCCGCCCCGACGGAGAAGAACCCGGCTCCGGCTGCGTTGGGAGGCGGAGCCTCCGCCTCCCCCGCAGCGGTCCCGGTGTTGACGACCGACCGCGGGGTGGCCGCGGCGAAGGTGGCCACACTGCCGCCCGTTTCACATGAAACCGAGGAGCCCCCGGCAAGCCCGGTCATGGAGACGCCGGCTCCTCCCATGGGTGCGCATTTCGCCGAGATCCCTCTCGACGCGATCTCGCCCAACCCGCGTCAGCCGCGTGATGTCTTCGACGAGGACGCGCTCCAGGAACTCGTCACCTCCATCAAGGAGGTCGGTCTTCTGCAGCCCGTCGTCGTACGGCAGCTGGGGCCAGCCCGCTATGAGCTGATCATGGGTGAGCGTCGCTGGCGTGCCTGCCGCGAGGCCGGTCTGGAGGCCATCCCGGCGATCGTCCGGGCCACGGAGGACGAGAAGCTCCTCCTGGACGCGCTGCTGGAGAACCTGCACCGCGCACAGCTGAACCCGCTGGAAGAGGCGGCCGCCTACGACCAGCTGCTGAAGGACTTCAACTGCACGCACGACCAGCTGGCCGACCGGATCGGGCGCTCCCGGCCTCAGGTCTCCAACACGCTGCGTCTGCTGAAGCTCTCACCGACGGTCCAGAAGCGGGTCGCCGCCGGAGTTCTCTCCGCCGGTCATGCCCGGGCGCTGTTGTCCGTGACGGACCCCGAGGAGCAGGACCGGCTGGCTCACCGCATCGTGGCCGAGGGGCTGTCGGTGCGGGCCGTCGAGGAGATCGTGACCCTCATGGGCTCGCGGCCCCAGAAGCCGCAGCGCCCCAAGGGCCCGCGTGCCGGCTCCCGGCTCTCCCCGGCGCTGAACGAGCTGGCGACCCGCCTGTCGGACCGCTTCGAGACCCGGGTGAAGGTCGACCTTGGTCAGAAGAAGGGCAAGATCACCGTCGAGTTCGCCTCCGTGGACGATCTTCAGCGGATCCTGAGCACCCTCGCTCCCGGTGAGGGCCCGGTGCTGCACCAGGAGCTTGAGGAGAACACGGCCGAGGACCAGGACGACTGATCCTGGCCCTACCGCCTCGGCCGTGCGGGCAGTGGGCCGTGTCCGGTGTGTACCGGAACACGGCCCGCTCTTTGCTTTGAGGCAGTATCGAGCGAATAGCTTCGTGGATACGATGCGAACGGGTATGGCGCATCCACCGGACAGCATCTGCATCTCTGAGTGGGGAGTCGGGGGCCATGCGATCGATGAGCCGCACCGGACTGGTGAGCGCGGGTCTGAGCCTTGGAGCGGTCGGCGGATTCGTCGGCAGCCTGCTCAGGGAACGGAGCGCGCTGACAGCTGCTCGTGATGCGGCGGGCGAAGGAAGCGAGGAACAGCCTTCATGGGGCGTCGGCTCGT
Above is a genomic segment from Streptomyces fodineus containing:
- the dnaA gene encoding chromosomal replication initiator protein DnaA → MADVPADLAAVWPRVLEQLLGEGRGQGVEAKDEHWIRRCQPLALVADTALLAVPNEFAKGVLEGRLAPVVSETLSRECGRPIRIAITVDDSAGEPPAPAAPMQQAPKPRYEEPELPSGPSYDDRSYEERPYEGYGRHRGPDQPQAEQQSRADQLPVVRPAYPSEYQRREPGTWPRPAQDEYSWQQPRLGFPERDPYASPSSHDAYGSGPDYGPPSSDYRSQGMDRPSYEKQRGEYDSPRGDYDSGRPDYDSARPDYDPSRTEYDQRDPVRREMPEQSPGGGPAHRGGPGRPDLPATGAPGPLAAQPAPASGPGEPTARLNPKYLFDTFVIGASNRFAHAAAVAVAEAPAKAYNPLFIYGESGLGKTHLLHAIGHYARSLYPGTRVRYVSSEEFTNEFINSIRDGKGDSFRKRYREMDILLVDDIQFLADKESTQEEFFHTFNTLHNANKQIVLSSDRPPKQLVTLEDRLRNRFEWGLITDVQPPELETRIAILRKKAVQEQLNAPPEVLEFIASRISRNIRELEGALIRVTAFASLNRQPVDLGLTEIVLKDLIPGGEDSAPEITATAIMAATADYFGLTVEDLCGTSRGRALVTARQIAMYLCRELTDLSLPKIGAQFGGRDHTTVMHADRKIRALMAERRSIYNQVTELTNRIKNG
- the rpmH gene encoding 50S ribosomal protein L34 — encoded protein: MSKRTFQPNNRRRAKTHGFRLRMRTRAGRAILASRRSKGRARLSA
- the rnpA gene encoding ribonuclease P protein component yields the protein MLPTENRLRRREDFATAVRRGRRAGRPTLVVHLRSGATDPHAPGESAPPTRAGFVVSKAVGGAVVRNKVKRRLRHLMRDRVALFPPGSLVVVRALPGAGDADHAQLARDLDAALERLLGGGTR
- the yidD gene encoding membrane protein insertion efficiency factor YidD, which gives rise to MKYPLLALIKLYQWTISPLLGPVCKYYPSCSHYGYTAIDRHGAIKGTALTAWRILRCNPWSLGGVDHVPPRKRPRWHEMLRNAWRARKGGPSAGEPATEAKPGSPSSELPPSPAAETSSHAQGA
- the yidC gene encoding membrane protein insertase YidC codes for the protein MDTIASLFSFITTPVSWVIVQFHKMYGAIFGADTGWAWGLSIVSLVILIRICLIPLFVKQIKSTRAMQTLQPEMKKIQERYKNDKQRQSEEMMKLYKETGTNPLSSCLPILAQSPFFFALYHVLNAIATGKTIGVLNESLLASARKAHIFGAPLAAKFTDSADKVASLGATLTDVRVVTAIMIVLMSASQFYTQRQLMTKNVDTTVKTPFMQQQKMLMYVFPVMFAVFGINFPVGVLVYWLTTNVWTMGQQMYVIRNNPTPGSKAQAAYLERLTKHVTHAGKVSRRSEKTIVKAIVAKGRERNEFERKFINALNKSGLAAQADGTVVKSTAQAVAQTADGVETTTEAGTAAARRQQPKRQSKSQRQSGGPKQAGGSTSLEKSDEPQDAKPAAAQQASKPGSGTRSKAQSGQRKGGPQRPKSPSKK
- a CDS encoding protein jag encodes the protein MTEGTTSAAAEGADTLTRLEQEGEIAADYLEGLLDIADLDGDIDMDVEADRASVSIISDTGGRDLQKLVGRDGEVLEALQELTRLAVHRETGDRSRLMLDIAGYRAKKRAELSEIGAKAATEAKSTGEAVKLKPMTPFERKVVHDAVKAAGLRSESEGEEPQRFVVVLPA
- the rsmG gene encoding 16S rRNA (guanine(527)-N(7))-methyltransferase RsmG yields the protein MTEAAELPPAPEQAREVFGDRFADAVRYAELLAEAGVQRGLIGPREVPRLWERHLLNCAVLSEAVPEGVTVCDVGSGAGLPGIPLALVREDLNITLLEPLLRRTNFLTEVVELLGLDHVTVVRGRAEEVLGKLPPVHVVTARAVAPLDRLATWGIPLLRPYGEMLALKGDTAEEELKAAATALSKLGAVATSILHVGEGVVDPLSTVVRVEVGESPGGVRFAAKRAKAARTSRARRRR
- a CDS encoding ParA family protein encodes the protein MGGSVHCEPEVEESESLRSDANIAGPMTDPVPGPRTESMGADVSRETPPPMDDTPIGRAAQLAVEALGRAGEGLPRPEQTRVMVVANQKGGVGKTTTTVNLAASLALHGGRVLVIDLDPQGNASTALGIDHHAEVPSIYDVLVESKPLAEVVQPVPDVEGLFCAPATIDLAGAEIELVSLVARESRLQRAIQAYEQPLDYILIDCPPSLGLLTVNALVAGQEVLIPIQCEYYALEGLGQLLRNVDLVRGHLNPTLHVSTILLTMYDGRTRLASQVAEEVRTHFGDEVLRTSIPRSVRISEAPSYGQTVLTYDPGSSGALSYLEAAREIALKGIGISYDASQAHIGAQNDQSMVEGIQ
- a CDS encoding ParB/RepB/Spo0J family partition protein; its protein translation is MSERRRGLGRGLGALIPAAPTEKNPAPAALGGGASASPAAVPVLTTDRGVAAAKVATLPPVSHETEEPPASPVMETPAPPMGAHFAEIPLDAISPNPRQPRDVFDEDALQELVTSIKEVGLLQPVVVRQLGPARYELIMGERRWRACREAGLEAIPAIVRATEDEKLLLDALLENLHRAQLNPLEEAAAYDQLLKDFNCTHDQLADRIGRSRPQVSNTLRLLKLSPTVQKRVAAGVLSAGHARALLSVTDPEEQDRLAHRIVAEGLSVRAVEEIVTLMGSRPQKPQRPKGPRAGSRLSPALNELATRLSDRFETRVKVDLGQKKGKITVEFASVDDLQRILSTLAPGEGPVLHQELEENTAEDQDD